In Saccharothrix violaceirubra, the following are encoded in one genomic region:
- a CDS encoding dipeptide ABC transporter ATP-binding protein, which translates to MTPVLEVRDLCVSYVGRTGVVDAVTGAGFVVERGTAVALVGESGSGKTTIARAITGLLPPSARVSGTVELGGRSLVGLSEKRLRALRGRVVSLVPQDPTAALNPVVPVGAQVAEALLVHDLAGRREARVLATALLTAAGLPDAEARARQYPHELSGGMRQRVLIAMALACGPELIVADEPTSSLDPTVRALVLDHLAALTERSGTALVLITHDLAVAARRAGHLVVLSGGTVVEQGPPTLLDVPAHPVTKALAADAPALNPARLRPSTATDEVLLEVESLTKVYAAARSGRPTTAVEDVSFTVRKGETVALVGESGAGKSTLARLLLRLDDPTSGRIRFAGRDLAGLRSREFRRRIQLVFQDPFSSLDPRYTAAELIAEPLRAFGIRDRSVAELADRVALPPALLRRRPAELSGGQCQRVAIARALAPDPDLVVCDEPASALDVSVQAQVLRLLADLQQASGLAVVFISHDLAAVRQVADRVAVLRSGRVVELGPADRVLVEPAHPYTRTLLEAGP; encoded by the coding sequence ATGACCCCGGTGCTCGAAGTGCGCGACCTGTGCGTGTCCTACGTCGGCAGGACGGGCGTGGTCGACGCGGTGACCGGTGCGGGGTTCGTCGTCGAACGCGGCACCGCCGTCGCCCTCGTCGGCGAGTCCGGGTCGGGCAAGACGACGATCGCGCGGGCGATCACCGGCCTGTTGCCGCCGTCGGCCAGGGTGTCGGGCACGGTGGAACTCGGTGGCCGGTCGCTGGTCGGGCTGTCCGAGAAGCGGTTGCGGGCGTTGCGTGGACGCGTCGTGTCGCTGGTGCCGCAGGACCCCACGGCCGCGCTCAACCCGGTCGTGCCGGTCGGTGCGCAGGTGGCCGAGGCGTTGCTGGTGCACGACCTGGCCGGGCGACGCGAGGCGCGAGTGCTGGCGACCGCGCTGCTCACCGCGGCCGGCCTGCCCGACGCCGAGGCCCGTGCCCGGCAGTACCCCCACGAGCTGTCCGGCGGGATGCGGCAACGCGTGCTGATCGCGATGGCGTTGGCGTGCGGCCCGGAGTTGATCGTGGCCGACGAGCCGACCAGTTCGCTGGACCCGACCGTGCGCGCGCTCGTGCTCGACCACCTCGCCGCGCTGACCGAGCGGTCGGGCACCGCGCTCGTGCTGATCACGCACGACCTGGCCGTCGCCGCCCGCCGGGCCGGGCACCTGGTGGTGCTGTCCGGCGGCACGGTGGTCGAGCAGGGGCCGCCGACGCTGCTCGACGTGCCCGCGCACCCGGTCACGAAAGCCCTGGCCGCCGACGCGCCCGCGCTGAACCCGGCGCGGCTGCGCCCGTCGACCGCGACCGACGAGGTCCTGCTGGAGGTCGAGTCCCTCACCAAGGTCTACGCCGCCGCGCGGTCCGGCCGGCCGACGACCGCTGTGGAGGACGTGTCCTTCACCGTGCGCAAAGGCGAGACGGTGGCGTTGGTGGGCGAGTCCGGCGCGGGCAAGTCCACGCTCGCCCGGCTGCTGCTCCGGCTCGACGATCCCACGTCGGGACGCATCCGGTTCGCGGGTCGGGACCTGGCGGGACTGCGTAGTCGTGAGTTCCGACGCCGGATCCAGCTCGTCTTCCAGGACCCGTTCAGCAGCCTCGATCCCCGCTACACGGCCGCGGAGCTGATCGCGGAACCGTTGCGCGCCTTCGGCATCCGCGACCGGAGCGTGGCGGAGCTGGCCGACCGCGTCGCGTTGCCGCCCGCGCTGCTGCGGCGGCGACCGGCCGAGTTGTCCGGCGGCCAGTGCCAACGCGTGGCGATCGCCCGCGCCCTCGCGCCCGACCCGGACCTGGTGGTGTGCGACGAGCCCGCGTCCGCGCTCGACGTCTCCGTGCAGGCGCAGGTGTTGCGCCTGCTGGCCGACCTCCAGCAGGCTTCGGGGTTGGCCGTCGTCTTCATCTCCCACGACCTGGCCGCCGTGCGGCAGGTCGCCGACCGGGTCGCGGTGCTGCGTTCCGGACGCGTGGTCGAACTCGGCCCGGCCGACCGCGTCCTGGTCGAACCCGCACATCCCTACACCCGAACACTGTTGGAGGCAGGACCATGA
- a CDS encoding ABC transporter permease gives MRRPGVVLALLVLAATVVCAAVPDLVAAARPDAVDPFGALRPPGADHLFGTDQLGRDLFARVVHGTRRTVLVAGSACVASLLIGSLVGVVSGMLGGWLDALLMRAVDVLLAFPALLLSLTVIGVLGSSPVNVAVAVAVAGVAPYCRVVRAQVLHVRTRPFVAAATVSGVRPVAVLLRHIVPNAAGPVLVLALMSLGVALLAASSLSFLGFGPHPPDADWGSLAASGRDYVGTAWWLTAFPGAVVVAVVSAVTAVHRAVTRR, from the coding sequence GTGCGCCGTCCCGGTGTCGTGCTCGCGCTGCTCGTCCTGGCGGCGACGGTGGTGTGCGCCGCCGTCCCCGACCTGGTGGCCGCGGCCCGGCCGGACGCCGTCGACCCGTTCGGCGCCCTGCGCCCACCCGGCGCCGACCACCTCTTCGGCACCGACCAACTGGGCCGTGACCTGTTCGCCCGCGTCGTGCACGGCACCCGGCGCACGGTCCTGGTCGCCGGGTCGGCGTGCGTGGCCTCGCTGCTGATCGGGTCGCTGGTGGGCGTGGTGTCGGGCATGCTCGGGGGGTGGCTGGACGCGCTGCTGATGCGGGCCGTCGACGTGCTGCTGGCGTTCCCCGCCCTGCTGCTCTCGCTCACCGTGATCGGCGTGCTCGGCTCGTCGCCGGTGAACGTGGCCGTCGCGGTCGCCGTCGCGGGCGTGGCGCCCTACTGCCGGGTGGTGCGGGCGCAGGTGCTGCACGTGCGCACCCGGCCGTTCGTGGCCGCCGCCACGGTGAGCGGTGTGCGCCCGGTCGCGGTGCTCCTGCGGCACATCGTGCCGAACGCGGCCGGTCCGGTGCTGGTGCTGGCGTTGATGAGCCTGGGCGTGGCGTTGCTGGCCGCGTCGTCGTTGAGCTTCCTGGGTTTCGGCCCGCACCCGCCGGACGCGGACTGGGGGTCGTTGGCCGCGTCCGGACGGGACTACGTGGGCACGGCGTGGTGGCTGACGGCGTTCCCCGGCGCGGTCGTGGTGGCCGTGGTGTCGGCCGTGACCGCGGTGCACCGGGCGGTGACGCGGCGATGA
- a CDS encoding ABC transporter permease, which translates to MIRRLAAAIPVLLAVLTLAFLAMRLVPGDPVETMLAAGPPPTPEQEQALRHQLGLDRPVVEQYLDFLADAAHGDFGRSVRTGEPVGDVIAAVAPASVELAVAALVLALVFGVGIALLGRATRLRWLRAVCEGVPVVAMSTPGYWVALVLIEVFSFRLPLFPASGDHGFAALVLPAITVALPAIGVFAQVLGAGLAAVDAEAFVLTARAKGAGRWRVLLRHALRNASIPTITLVGTTVGNLLAAAVVAETVFARPGLGRVTLTAVTTHDLPVLQGVVALLGLLYVVVNLLVDVCYVLVDPRVTADRIRG; encoded by the coding sequence GTGATCCGCCGGCTCGCCGCGGCGATCCCGGTGCTCCTCGCCGTGCTCACGCTCGCGTTCCTGGCGATGCGGCTGGTGCCCGGCGACCCGGTCGAGACGATGCTGGCGGCCGGTCCGCCGCCCACGCCCGAGCAGGAACAGGCGTTGCGGCACCAGCTCGGCCTGGACCGGCCCGTGGTGGAGCAGTACCTGGACTTCCTGGCCGACGCGGCGCACGGCGACTTCGGCCGGTCCGTGCGGACCGGCGAACCGGTCGGGGACGTGATCGCCGCCGTCGCGCCCGCGAGCGTCGAGCTGGCGGTCGCGGCATTGGTCCTCGCACTGGTCTTCGGCGTGGGCATCGCCCTGCTCGGCCGGGCGACGCGCCTGCGGTGGCTGCGCGCGGTGTGCGAGGGCGTGCCGGTCGTGGCGATGTCGACGCCCGGCTACTGGGTCGCATTGGTCCTGATCGAGGTGTTCTCGTTCCGGCTGCCGCTGTTCCCGGCGTCGGGCGATCACGGGTTCGCCGCGCTGGTGTTGCCGGCGATCACCGTCGCGCTGCCCGCGATCGGCGTGTTCGCCCAGGTCCTGGGCGCGGGGCTGGCCGCGGTCGACGCCGAGGCGTTCGTGCTGACCGCACGGGCCAAGGGCGCGGGACGGTGGCGGGTGCTGCTGCGGCACGCCCTGCGCAACGCGTCCATCCCGACGATCACCCTGGTCGGTACGACGGTCGGGAACCTGCTCGCGGCGGCCGTGGTCGCCGAGACGGTGTTCGCCCGCCCCGGGCTCGGACGCGTGACGCTCACCGCCGTGACCACCCACGACCTGCCCGTGCTGCAAGGCGTCGTGGCCCTGCTCGGCCTGCTCTACGTGGTGGTGAACCTGCTGGTCGACGTCTGTTACGTGCTGGTGGACCCGCGGGTGACCGCGGACCGGATCAGGGGGTGA
- a CDS encoding ABC transporter substrate-binding protein → MTRLRAAVLVTTTALLAAGCAATPAPETESKDQPPKTGGTLTFATDADPGCLDPHQSPLAASQLVTRGVVDSLTAQDPTSLEIRPWLAEKWTANPDATAFTFTLLSGVTFSDGTPLDAAAVKANFDRIVDPATKSLLAAGLLAGYAGTTVDDPRTVTVKFSAPNASFPQAASTAFLGIQSPAAFAAGPEALCRKPVGSGPFTVGERAAQQDITLTKRENYGWGPETAKNRGAAYLDQVTIKVVPENGVRTGSVRTGQVDAVANVPPKDVDALKAAGVEVAAKAQPGIAYSINLNGNRAPFTDVKVRQAIAKAVDTDQLVNALYQGKYPRAKSVLTNATPGYAEVLGTAQFDQAGANRLLDEAGWTRQADGVRAKDGNPLAVEWAYVSPAREQRDLLAQAVQQQLKAVGVDVKLTPLPAGEVVAKGARGEWQVGDISFVRADGDVLRTVLTAPRVGAPAVVAPEVPGLLSAAASTVDQGVRSTNYGKVQRSIVELATSVPVYDPTYLLGTGKAVHDLGFDPQGLPAFHQAWVSR, encoded by the coding sequence ATGACCCGATTACGAGCCGCCGTTCTCGTCACGACGACCGCCCTGCTCGCGGCCGGGTGCGCGGCGACGCCCGCGCCCGAGACCGAGTCGAAGGACCAGCCGCCGAAAACCGGCGGCACGCTCACCTTCGCCACCGACGCCGACCCCGGCTGCCTGGACCCGCACCAGTCGCCGCTGGCCGCCTCCCAGCTCGTCACCCGCGGCGTGGTCGACTCGCTGACCGCCCAGGACCCGACCAGCCTGGAGATCAGACCGTGGCTCGCGGAGAAGTGGACCGCGAACCCCGACGCCACCGCCTTCACGTTCACCCTGCTGTCCGGGGTCACGTTCAGCGACGGCACCCCGCTCGACGCCGCCGCCGTCAAGGCCAACTTCGACCGGATCGTCGACCCGGCCACGAAATCGCTGCTCGCCGCCGGTCTGCTGGCCGGGTACGCGGGCACGACCGTCGACGACCCGCGCACGGTCACCGTCAAGTTCTCGGCGCCCAACGCGTCGTTCCCGCAGGCCGCGAGCACCGCGTTCCTGGGCATCCAGTCGCCCGCCGCGTTCGCCGCCGGACCCGAGGCCCTGTGCCGCAAGCCGGTCGGCAGTGGGCCGTTCACGGTCGGCGAGCGCGCCGCGCAGCAGGACATCACGCTCACCAAGCGCGAGAACTACGGGTGGGGTCCGGAAACCGCGAAGAACCGCGGCGCCGCCTACCTCGACCAGGTGACGATCAAGGTCGTCCCGGAGAACGGCGTGCGCACCGGCAGCGTGCGCACCGGCCAGGTCGACGCCGTCGCCAACGTCCCGCCCAAGGACGTCGACGCGCTGAAGGCCGCCGGGGTCGAGGTCGCGGCCAAGGCCCAGCCGGGCATCGCGTACTCGATCAACCTCAACGGCAACCGCGCACCGTTCACCGATGTCAAGGTGCGGCAGGCGATCGCCAAGGCCGTCGATACCGACCAACTGGTCAACGCGCTCTACCAGGGCAAGTACCCGCGTGCGAAGAGCGTGCTGACCAACGCCACGCCCGGCTATGCCGAGGTGCTGGGCACTGCGCAGTTCGACCAGGCCGGTGCGAACCGGCTGCTGGACGAGGCGGGGTGGACCCGGCAGGCCGACGGCGTCCGGGCCAAGGACGGCAATCCGCTGGCCGTCGAGTGGGCGTACGTCTCGCCCGCCCGCGAACAGCGCGACCTGCTCGCCCAGGCGGTCCAGCAGCAGCTCAAGGCCGTGGGCGTGGACGTGAAGCTCACGCCGCTGCCCGCCGGCGAAGTGGTCGCCAAGGGCGCGCGCGGCGAGTGGCAGGTCGGCGACATCAGCTTCGTCCGCGCGGACGGCGACGTGCTGCGCACGGTGCTGACCGCGCCCCGCGTCGGTGCGCCGGCCGTCGTGGCGCCCGAGGTGCCCGGCCTGCTGTCGGCCGCCGCGTCGACCGTCGACCAGGGCGTGCGCAGCACCAACTACGGCAAGGTGCAGCGGTCGATCGTCGAGCTGGCCACGTCCGTGCCGGTGTACGACCCGACGTACCTGTTGGGCACCGGCAAGGCCGTGCACGACCTCGGGTTCGACCCGCAGGGCCTGCCCGCGTTCCACCAGGCCTGGGTGTCGCGCTGA
- a CDS encoding YdcF family protein translates to MPSSAIPAEHRADVLTLWDYHDMKHQVHPADIVIALGSHDIGVAVRAVELYHHGTAPRLLFTGANAPTTIKRFPRGEAVHYRERALDNGVPDDAILIETKATNTAENFTLSREVLRDNAIEVRSAVIVSRPYQERRSYATCRKLWPELEITCTSHRPPIDEYAAGIGDVDFVISMLVGDTQRVTVFADAGYAISQEVPAEVHEAFERLVTAGYTSRLVR, encoded by the coding sequence ATGCCTTCCAGCGCGATCCCCGCCGAGCACCGCGCCGACGTGCTGACCCTGTGGGACTACCACGACATGAAACACCAGGTGCACCCCGCCGACATCGTCATCGCCCTGGGCAGCCACGACATCGGCGTAGCCGTGCGGGCCGTCGAGCTGTACCACCACGGGACCGCGCCCCGTCTGCTCTTCACCGGAGCCAACGCCCCGACCACGATCAAGCGGTTTCCCCGTGGCGAAGCCGTGCACTATCGCGAACGCGCGTTGGACAACGGAGTCCCCGACGACGCGATCCTGATCGAGACCAAGGCCACCAACACCGCCGAGAACTTCACGCTCAGCCGGGAAGTTCTGCGGGACAACGCTATCGAAGTCCGATCAGCCGTCATCGTGTCGCGGCCGTACCAGGAACGCCGGTCCTACGCCACGTGCCGCAAGCTCTGGCCTGAACTCGAGATCACCTGTACCTCCCACCGGCCGCCGATCGACGAGTACGCGGCCGGGATCGGCGACGTGGACTTCGTGATCAGCATGCTCGTGGGGGACACCCAACGCGTCACCGTGTTCGCCGACGCCGGATACGCCATCTCCCAGGAGGTCCCCGCCGAGGTCCACGAAGCCTTCGAGCGCCTGGTCACCGCCGGGTACACCAGCAGGCTCGTCCGCTGA
- a CDS encoding UTRA domain-containing protein → MEPDHMTETISSRMPTPEEVDILDLPSGEPVMILTRHTFTKNDVPIEFARGFHAASRFEWTYSFQLPDQ, encoded by the coding sequence TTGGAGCCCGACCACATGACCGAGACGATCAGCTCCCGCATGCCGACGCCGGAAGAGGTCGACATCCTGGACCTGCCGTCAGGCGAACCGGTCATGATCCTCACAAGGCACACCTTCACGAAGAACGACGTGCCCATCGAGTTCGCCCGGGGTTTCCACGCGGCGAGCCGCTTCGAGTGGACGTACAGCTTCCAGCTTCCCGACCAGTAG
- a CDS encoding transcriptional regulator, with product MRYTVRLRSGDFTKAATLAGLRSDCARSKAMGVHRSTVTRVLAGELRPGAAFIAGALTALHPLDFTDLFEVVEKVRPMTRPKPGSGSHGHVVNLPENSTK from the coding sequence ATGAGATACACCGTCCGCCTGCGATCGGGCGACTTCACCAAAGCGGCCACCCTCGCGGGTCTGCGCTCCGACTGCGCCCGATCCAAGGCCATGGGCGTCCACCGGTCGACCGTCACCCGCGTCCTCGCCGGCGAACTCCGACCCGGAGCGGCCTTCATCGCCGGAGCCCTGACCGCACTCCACCCCCTGGACTTCACCGACCTGTTCGAGGTTGTCGAAAAGGTCCGGCCCATGACGCGGCCCAAACCCGGTAGTGGGTCACACGGCCACGTCGTCAACCTCCCAGAAAATTCGACAAAGTGA
- a CDS encoding NAD(P)/FAD-dependent oxidoreductase has translation MTTRAVVLGGGVAGLLAAAALAHHVDTVTVVERDRVDSGPRPGVPQGRHAHLLLDRGFRAVVDLLPGVDAALKTAGARRLRMPYDVLTRTPSGWLPRVEHDRYLVACRRPTLETVLRHQVLLVGEVKLMTGADAVGLVGDADRVTAALVRDRDTGETRPLPADVVVDATGVSSRADRWLVDLGLPPVREVEVDAGIRYATGEFRAPFGDDFPAVVVQSDPNGPACGGVVLPVDDDRWLVSLAGLRGRVPPTDLDGFTAFAAGMRHPIIADLIAASRPLGTLRGYGAPPARLRHYDRVARWPEGFVVVGDAVATFNPVYGHGMTVAALDAVALRDNLRDHGPDTRTARRAIARVTAPAWALATGQDLRYPGTFAPPRTLGDRVGAWYADRLGAAAVVDPDLALAMLDAYTLNAPLGGLLRPAVLGHVMSAVLTGRPADEPPLTDQERESFSSPLR, from the coding sequence ATGACCACGAGAGCCGTAGTCCTGGGAGGCGGGGTGGCCGGGCTGCTGGCCGCCGCCGCGCTCGCCCACCACGTCGACACCGTGACGGTCGTGGAACGCGACCGCGTCGACTCCGGTCCACGCCCCGGCGTGCCGCAGGGCCGGCACGCGCACCTGTTGCTGGACCGGGGTTTCCGGGCCGTCGTCGACCTGCTGCCCGGTGTGGACGCCGCGCTGAAGACGGCCGGTGCGCGTCGCCTGCGCATGCCGTACGACGTGCTGACCCGCACGCCGTCGGGGTGGCTGCCGCGCGTGGAGCACGACCGGTACCTGGTCGCGTGTCGGCGGCCGACCCTCGAAACCGTTTTGCGCCACCAGGTCCTGCTGGTCGGCGAGGTGAAGCTGATGACCGGCGCGGACGCCGTCGGTCTCGTCGGCGACGCGGACCGGGTGACCGCCGCGCTGGTCCGCGACCGGGACACCGGCGAGACCCGGCCGCTGCCCGCCGACGTCGTGGTGGACGCGACCGGCGTGTCGTCGCGGGCCGACCGGTGGCTGGTCGACCTCGGGCTGCCCCCGGTGCGCGAGGTCGAGGTCGACGCGGGCATCCGGTACGCCACCGGCGAGTTCCGCGCGCCGTTCGGCGACGACTTCCCGGCCGTGGTCGTGCAGTCGGACCCGAACGGTCCGGCGTGCGGTGGCGTCGTGCTGCCGGTGGACGACGACCGGTGGCTGGTCAGCCTCGCCGGGTTGCGCGGCCGGGTGCCGCCGACCGACCTCGACGGGTTCACGGCGTTCGCGGCCGGGATGCGGCACCCGATCATCGCGGACCTGATCGCCGCTTCGCGCCCGCTCGGCACGCTGCGCGGGTACGGTGCGCCGCCGGCCCGGCTGCGTCACTACGACCGCGTGGCGCGCTGGCCCGAGGGGTTCGTGGTGGTCGGCGACGCGGTCGCGACGTTCAACCCGGTCTACGGGCACGGCATGACGGTCGCCGCGCTCGACGCGGTGGCGTTGCGCGACAACCTGCGCGACCACGGCCCGGACACGCGGACCGCACGCCGGGCGATCGCCCGGGTCACCGCGCCCGCGTGGGCGCTGGCCACCGGCCAGGACCTGCGCTACCCGGGCACGTTCGCGCCGCCGCGCACCCTCGGCGACCGGGTCGGTGCCTGGTACGCGGACCGGCTGGGCGCGGCGGCCGTCGTCGACCCGGATCTGGCGCTGGCGATGCTCGACGCGTACACGCTGAACGCGCCGCTCGGTGGCCTGCTGCGCCCGGCGGTGCTGGGGCACGTGATGTCCGCCGTGCTCACCGGTCGACCCGCCGACGAGCCGCCGCTGACGGATCAGGAGCGGGAGTCGTTCTCTTCGCCGCTGAGGTGA
- a CDS encoding transmembrane-type terpene cyclase, whose protein sequence is MTPPVLDTRADVDPLLPGIAFGIVGVCTLLVYLLAIRRGFLDRRSTLPVFAACANVSWEITYAFVYPVDSELRVVLYFWLPLNLVLLWQALRFGRQDFPGLSRPAFAAMTAGWSVFAFAFMVLATREFGDRDGSYTTVFVVVLMEALFLTTLRVRGSTVGQTMYIALLKTVIDASGAVGLVLLYPDRRLLHLMVAAEIVLDVAYAVLLHRRFRAEGANPWRKV, encoded by the coding sequence GTGACCCCGCCCGTCCTGGACACCCGCGCCGACGTCGACCCCCTCCTGCCCGGCATCGCGTTCGGGATCGTCGGGGTCTGCACGCTGCTGGTCTACCTGCTCGCGATCCGCCGCGGCTTCCTCGACCGGCGGTCCACGCTGCCGGTCTTCGCGGCCTGCGCCAACGTCTCCTGGGAGATCACGTACGCGTTCGTGTACCCGGTGGACTCCGAGCTGCGGGTCGTCCTCTACTTCTGGCTGCCGTTGAACCTCGTGCTGCTGTGGCAGGCGCTCCGCTTCGGACGGCAGGACTTCCCGGGCCTGTCCCGTCCGGCGTTCGCCGCCATGACCGCGGGCTGGTCCGTCTTCGCGTTCGCCTTCATGGTGCTGGCCACCCGCGAGTTCGGCGACCGGGACGGCTCCTACACCACGGTGTTCGTCGTCGTGCTCATGGAAGCGCTCTTCCTGACGACGTTGCGCGTGCGCGGGTCCACGGTCGGCCAGACGATGTACATCGCACTGCTCAAAACGGTGATCGACGCGTCCGGCGCGGTCGGGTTGGTGCTGCTCTACCCCGACCGTCGGCTGCTGCACCTGATGGTCGCGGCCGAGATCGTGCTCGACGTCGCCTACGCCGTGCTCCTGCACCGGAGATTCCGCGCCGAGGGCGCGAACCCCTGGCGGAAGGTCTGA
- a CDS encoding prenyltransferase gives MAGRIAAFVRLSRPRFLVESQLTVTVGVGAAVSAGHGFAFGTWLLVQATVALTHLMTHYCNEYFDLAADRAHTAPNRWTGGSQVLVSGALRPEVSLSAAFVLLFVVLGLTVAMPTPAQRLIALAAIAVAWFYTAPPVKLNHRGLGEIATAASLAVFCPVLTGVSLTGGVPASLVAVAIPLMLVMTARMTVMNFCDRESDLVAGKRTLPNTLGARRAALLFAGLQAAAYTSVLVTTLVGVLPLAVGVGLLITAPGGYVLAVRLRRDPPSPDAPDRATATAHLATTHAAATGIVAVLGFVVAAAVEHGFTPSVWACVVLFALYVVPASGVQVLDALRRRRSA, from the coding sequence GTGGCCGGGCGGATCGCCGCGTTCGTGCGGCTGAGCAGGCCGCGGTTCCTGGTGGAGAGCCAGTTGACCGTCACGGTCGGCGTCGGCGCGGCCGTGTCCGCCGGGCACGGCTTCGCGTTCGGGACGTGGCTGCTGGTCCAGGCGACGGTCGCCCTGACCCACCTGATGACCCACTACTGCAACGAGTACTTCGACCTCGCCGCCGACCGTGCGCACACCGCGCCCAACCGGTGGACCGGCGGCAGCCAGGTGCTGGTGTCCGGCGCGCTGCGGCCCGAGGTGAGCCTGTCGGCGGCGTTCGTGCTGCTGTTCGTGGTGCTGGGGCTGACGGTCGCGATGCCCACGCCCGCGCAACGGCTCATCGCGCTGGCCGCCATCGCGGTGGCCTGGTTCTACACGGCGCCGCCGGTCAAGCTGAACCACCGGGGGCTCGGCGAGATCGCCACGGCGGCCTCGCTCGCGGTGTTCTGCCCGGTGCTGACCGGGGTGTCGCTGACCGGTGGCGTGCCCGCGTCGCTGGTCGCGGTGGCGATCCCGCTCATGCTGGTGATGACCGCGCGGATGACCGTGATGAACTTCTGCGACCGGGAATCCGACCTGGTGGCCGGCAAGCGCACGCTGCCGAACACGCTGGGCGCCCGCCGCGCGGCCCTGCTGTTCGCCGGACTCCAGGCCGCCGCCTACACGTCGGTGCTGGTGACGACGCTGGTCGGCGTGCTGCCGCTCGCGGTCGGCGTCGGCCTGCTGATCACCGCGCCCGGCGGCTACGTGCTCGCGGTGCGCCTGCGCCGCGACCCGCCGTCGCCCGATGCCCCCGACCGCGCCACGGCGACCGCCCACCTGGCCACCACGCACGCCGCCGCGACCGGGATCGTCGCGGTGCTCGGCTTCGTGGTGGCCGCCGCGGTCGAGCACGGGTTCACGCCGTCGGTGTGGGCGTGCGTGGTGTTGTTCGCGTTGTACGTGGTGCCCGCGTCAGGCGTGCAGGTGCTCGACGCACTGCGCCGGAGGAGGTCCGCGTGA
- a CDS encoding VOC family protein: MTGVGGIPGAQAVHHFACTVPDLDQAVDFFVDVVGAELAYRLGPVHDPGGDWMARKLGVDAAAVAHIAMLRLGPVTNLELFEYSARDQRKALPRNSDWGGHHLAIHVADVDVAAAYLREQPGVTVFGDPETLTDGPIAGDRWVYFTTPWGMQLELINLPAGLPFERDTPARLYAPDAPWRNR, encoded by the coding sequence GTGACCGGGGTGGGCGGTATTCCGGGGGCGCAGGCGGTGCACCACTTCGCCTGCACGGTGCCCGATCTCGACCAGGCGGTGGACTTCTTCGTCGACGTGGTCGGTGCCGAGTTGGCCTACCGGCTCGGCCCGGTGCACGACCCGGGCGGGGACTGGATGGCGCGCAAGCTCGGTGTCGACGCCGCGGCCGTGGCGCACATCGCGATGCTGCGGCTCGGGCCGGTCACCAACCTCGAACTGTTCGAGTACTCCGCACGCGACCAGCGCAAAGCCTTGCCGCGCAACAGCGACTGGGGCGGGCACCACCTCGCCATCCACGTGGCCGACGTCGACGTGGCCGCCGCGTACCTGCGCGAACAGCCCGGCGTGACCGTGTTCGGCGACCCGGAGACGCTCACCGACGGTCCGATCGCGGGCGACCGCTGGGTGTACTTCACGACGCCGTGGGGCATGCAGTTGGAGTTGATCAACCTGCCCGCCGGGCTGCCGTTCGAGCGGGACACCCCGGCCCGGCTGTACGCGCCGGACGCGCCCTGGCGGAACCGGTAG
- a CDS encoding SDR family oxidoreductase: MTRRRAVVTGASSGIGRATAVVLAREGFDVAIGYRVDADAAGRTAAEVGDAGGRAVTFTLDHTDPGGAASAVDRAADELGGVDVFVNNAGVNRRAAFLDETLDGWTRLLAVDLTGPFACAQAMARRLVAQGTGGRIVNVTSVHERIPIDGGSAYCAAKGGLLMLTRVMALELAPYGITVNAVAPGETATPMNGVPEHLDAGEIDRPMIPVGRPGRAAEVAALVGHLASEAAAYITGSTLHIDGGLALMGAIPNQAYAGRT; the protein is encoded by the coding sequence ATGACCCGACGGCGGGCCGTGGTGACCGGCGCCAGTTCCGGCATCGGACGGGCCACGGCGGTGGTACTGGCCCGCGAGGGGTTCGACGTCGCGATCGGGTACCGGGTCGACGCGGACGCGGCCGGGCGGACCGCGGCCGAGGTCGGGGACGCGGGTGGTCGTGCCGTGACGTTCACGCTCGACCACACCGACCCCGGCGGCGCCGCGTCGGCGGTCGACCGGGCGGCGGACGAACTCGGCGGCGTGGACGTCTTCGTGAACAACGCGGGCGTCAACCGGCGTGCGGCGTTCCTCGACGAGACGCTCGACGGCTGGACCCGCCTGCTGGCCGTCGACCTGACCGGGCCGTTCGCGTGCGCGCAGGCGATGGCCCGGCGACTGGTCGCGCAGGGCACCGGCGGGCGGATCGTCAACGTCACCTCGGTGCACGAGCGGATCCCGATCGACGGCGGGTCGGCGTACTGCGCGGCCAAGGGCGGCCTGCTGATGCTGACCCGCGTGATGGCACTGGAACTCGCGCCGTACGGCATCACGGTCAACGCGGTCGCGCCCGGCGAAACCGCGACGCCCATGAACGGCGTGCCGGAGCACCTTGACGCGGGCGAGATCGACCGCCCGATGATCCCGGTCGGCCGACCGGGTCGGGCCGCCGAGGTCGCGGCGCTGGTCGGGCACCTGGCGAGCGAGGCGGCGGCCTACATCACCGGGTCGACGCTGCACATCGACGGCGGGCTCGCGCTGATGGGCGCGATTCCCAACCAGGCGTACGCGGGACGGACGTGA